One genomic window of Actinoalloteichus hoggarensis includes the following:
- a CDS encoding transcriptional regulator, giving the protein MTPRAGELDPVIHAQARLRVVSTLASLSAGDQIAFTRLQKLLDMTPGNLITHLRKLETSEYITSVKRGSATYLTLTTRGRSAFEEYVSTLRSLLEPAVGPEDASDPEGTRP; this is encoded by the coding sequence ATGACCCCGCGGGCAGGCGAGCTGGACCCGGTCATCCACGCCCAGGCACGACTCCGAGTCGTGAGCACCCTCGCCTCTCTCAGCGCGGGCGATCAGATCGCCTTCACCCGGTTGCAGAAGCTGCTCGACATGACACCCGGCAACCTGATCACCCACCTTCGCAAGCTGGAGACCAGCGAATACATCACCAGCGTGAAGCGGGGATCGGCCACCTACCTCACCTTGACCACGCGCGGCCGCAGCGCGTTCGAGGAGTACGTGAGCACCCTGCGCTCACTGCTCGAACCCGCCGTCGGCCCCGAGGACGCATCCGATCCCGAAGGAACGAGACCATGA
- a CDS encoding ABC transporter ATP-binding protein — protein MTEHLARAVNASKRYGDVIALDSVDLDIPAGQLVGLLGPNGAGKTTLISLLTGVRKPTSGRVELLGGDPRRPANRTGLGTTPQQTGLPETLRVREVVDFVAGHFADPRPTGELLDQFGLADSATKQTGALSGGQQRKLTVALAFVGRPRLVVLDEPTTGLDVEARHALWEALRHYHATGGTLVLTSHYLEEVEALAERVVVIDRGRVLADDTLQAIRAQVPTTRVDLRTSDFDAVTALPGVLRGEQTDGRGRLYTQDPDQLVRDLVLSGAPFEDLQITTASLQEAFVALTSRPGSTRRHPTPAGDAR, from the coding sequence ATGACCGAACATCTCGCCAGGGCGGTGAACGCCTCCAAGCGCTACGGCGACGTGATCGCCCTGGACTCCGTCGACCTGGACATCCCCGCCGGGCAGCTCGTCGGACTGCTCGGCCCCAACGGGGCGGGCAAGACCACTCTGATCAGCCTGCTCACGGGTGTGCGGAAGCCGACCTCCGGCCGCGTCGAACTCCTCGGCGGCGACCCGAGGAGGCCCGCCAACCGAACAGGCCTCGGCACCACGCCCCAGCAGACCGGGCTGCCGGAGACGCTGCGCGTGCGGGAGGTCGTCGACTTCGTGGCAGGCCACTTCGCCGATCCGCGCCCGACCGGCGAGCTGCTGGACCAGTTCGGACTCGCCGACTCGGCGACGAAGCAGACCGGAGCGCTGTCCGGCGGACAGCAGCGCAAACTGACCGTGGCGCTGGCCTTCGTCGGCAGGCCACGACTGGTCGTGCTCGACGAGCCGACCACCGGGTTGGACGTCGAGGCCCGACACGCGCTGTGGGAGGCGCTGCGGCACTACCACGCCACCGGCGGAACGCTGGTGCTCACCAGCCACTACCTGGAGGAGGTCGAGGCGCTGGCCGAGCGGGTCGTCGTCATCGACCGGGGCCGGGTGCTCGCCGACGACACCCTGCAGGCCATCCGCGCCCAGGTTCCGACCACCCGAGTCGACCTGCGCACGTCAGACTTCGACGCCGTCACCGCGCTGCCCGGCGTGCTGCGCGGCGAACAGACCGACGGCCGGGGACGGCTGTACACCCAGGACCCCGACCAGCTGGTGCGCGACCTCGTGCTCTCCGGCGCGCCCTTCGAGGACCTGCAGATCACCACCGCCTCCCTCCAGGAGGCCTTCGTCGCGCTGACCAGCCGGCCCGGCTCGACGCGGAGACACCCGACCCCGGCCGGAGACGCCCGATGA
- a CDS encoding ABC transporter permease produces the protein MRQTLLHARYQVLENARVPIAVVGFLVFPSLMMFFFVVPMEAVSGDPVASTNAAGQLALFSIVNVCLYTFGAQVAEERGRPWDGYLRTLPAGAGPRLGGRVLNGLFFALLGLIPVIATAAVFTSATASAARILLAVLALLAIGVPFLLLGLGIGYLLSSKAVYVVVQLLVFPLAFAGGLFVPPELFPGWLDAFSQALPTRAGREVVISVLTGTPLSMMMPAVLLAWTVLLACFAAFAFRRDEGRRYR, from the coding sequence ATGAGACAGACGCTGCTGCACGCCCGATACCAGGTCCTGGAGAACGCCAGGGTCCCGATCGCCGTCGTCGGATTCCTCGTCTTCCCGTCGCTGATGATGTTCTTCTTCGTGGTGCCGATGGAGGCGGTCTCCGGCGATCCGGTGGCCTCGACGAACGCGGCGGGACAGCTCGCGCTCTTCTCCATCGTCAACGTCTGCCTCTACACCTTCGGCGCCCAGGTCGCGGAAGAACGCGGCAGGCCGTGGGACGGCTACCTGCGCACCCTGCCCGCAGGCGCGGGACCCCGACTGGGCGGCCGTGTACTCAACGGCCTGTTCTTCGCGCTGCTCGGGCTCATCCCGGTGATCGCGACGGCGGCCGTCTTCACCAGCGCCACCGCGTCGGCGGCACGCATCCTGCTGGCCGTGCTCGCGCTGCTCGCCATCGGCGTGCCGTTCCTGCTGCTGGGGCTCGGCATCGGTTATCTGCTGTCCTCGAAGGCGGTCTACGTCGTCGTGCAGCTCCTCGTGTTCCCCCTGGCGTTCGCGGGCGGACTGTTCGTCCCCCCGGAACTGTTCCCGGGCTGGCTCGACGCCTTCTCGCAGGCGCTGCCGACCCGAGCGGGTCGCGAAGTGGTGATCTCCGTGCTGACCGGCACGCCGCTGTCGATGATGATGCCGGCCGTGCTGCTGGCCTGGACCGTGCTGCTGGCCTGCTTCGCGGCCTTCGCCTTCCGGCGCGACGAAGGTCGGCGCTACCGCTGA
- a CDS encoding SMI1/KNR4 family protein: MEVLTQWNRILQWSARYAPGTHAQLADGASGADIDAAEREFGFEVNPELRSWWSVCGGTRELRFAEVFPPFYTPCGPAESARSWLVSKQVWRESWEQPDAGRLAGSRAHGYHPRFVPIAFDGMGDHLVVDLRPGPLRGAVAEWDHELCHVEEPRWPSLAALFADVAEALETGSVIDHSRAWVDPDGQIDWQIGNWTETGSAGR; encoded by the coding sequence ATGGAAGTCCTCACACAGTGGAACCGGATTCTTCAGTGGTCGGCGCGGTATGCGCCGGGCACGCACGCACAGCTCGCCGACGGCGCGTCCGGCGCCGACATCGACGCGGCGGAACGCGAGTTCGGCTTCGAGGTCAATCCGGAGCTGCGTTCCTGGTGGTCGGTGTGCGGCGGCACCAGGGAACTGCGGTTCGCCGAGGTGTTCCCGCCGTTCTACACGCCCTGCGGTCCTGCGGAGTCGGCGCGATCGTGGCTGGTCAGCAAGCAGGTCTGGCGGGAGAGCTGGGAGCAGCCGGACGCGGGACGGCTCGCGGGCTCGCGGGCCCACGGCTACCACCCGAGGTTCGTGCCCATCGCCTTCGACGGGATGGGCGATCACCTGGTGGTGGACCTGCGGCCGGGTCCGCTGCGGGGCGCGGTGGCGGAGTGGGATCACGAGCTGTGTCACGTCGAGGAGCCTCGCTGGCCGAGTCTGGCCGCGTTGTTCGCCGACGTCGCGGAGGCATTGGAGACGGGGTCGGTGATCGACCACAGCCGGGCCTGGGTGGATCCGGACGGTCAGATCGACTGGCAGATCGGCAACTGGACCGAGACGGGGAGCGCGGGACGATGA
- a CDS encoding primosomal protein: MAQDIVPIELGLTEGDVVTLWAPRWREDGEEWEAFLGHEDDLYGFPDVAHLVAFIRTAREHDLIDHPAWSLVPELAAPELIPDTDHQFDLVGVPELLAEEPDTWTVGELSDIVAILRALADVCDLDVVREVLDSATGFAMLDQGTLPFSGRDGGRLWTEMSTVVAERWDDVLDAVDDVMTVPDVSEAAVAAAAAELPEPGEDDEDSEPGTAAAKTAGSEDSDDEDEDEEPGFWREVGIDPIRLVMESGDYYTLRCYLDDDPVFLGADGRIDVYDSLADLTAFLVAAAERHEAGEDDGEAERNELAEVSTWTEVLDRATAGELEVEVETDNTYHLIGIAEDLAKGPEGIDPNQLELAVELLTDAADWAEDDSVHDALQSSESLGWLVSFVLRPDPTRMAPSAPYDEEQKSWSALLTDFEKRLDKKSRD; this comes from the coding sequence ATGGCGCAGGACATCGTCCCGATCGAACTGGGGCTGACCGAGGGCGACGTGGTCACCCTCTGGGCCCCTCGGTGGCGGGAGGACGGCGAGGAGTGGGAGGCGTTCCTCGGGCATGAGGACGACCTCTACGGATTCCCCGACGTGGCACACCTGGTGGCGTTCATCCGCACCGCACGCGAGCACGACCTGATCGACCACCCGGCGTGGTCGCTGGTCCCCGAACTCGCCGCCCCTGAGCTGATCCCGGACACCGATCACCAGTTCGACCTGGTCGGCGTGCCGGAACTGCTCGCGGAGGAGCCGGACACCTGGACCGTCGGTGAGCTGTCCGACATCGTCGCGATCCTCCGGGCGCTCGCCGACGTCTGCGACCTCGACGTGGTACGGGAGGTGCTGGACTCGGCCACCGGCTTCGCGATGCTGGACCAGGGCACGCTTCCCTTCAGCGGCCGAGACGGCGGACGCCTGTGGACCGAGATGTCCACCGTCGTGGCCGAGCGCTGGGACGACGTCCTGGACGCCGTCGACGACGTGATGACCGTGCCGGACGTCTCCGAGGCCGCGGTGGCCGCCGCCGCCGCGGAGCTTCCCGAGCCCGGCGAGGACGACGAGGACTCGGAGCCCGGCACGGCGGCCGCCAAGACGGCCGGCTCAGAAGACTCCGACGACGAGGACGAGGACGAGGAGCCCGGCTTCTGGCGCGAGGTCGGCATCGACCCGATCCGCCTCGTCATGGAGAGCGGCGACTACTACACGCTGCGCTGCTACCTGGACGACGACCCGGTGTTCCTCGGCGCCGACGGCCGCATCGACGTCTACGACAGCCTGGCCGATCTGACCGCGTTCCTCGTCGCCGCCGCCGAGCGCCACGAGGCGGGCGAGGACGACGGCGAGGCCGAGCGCAACGAGCTGGCCGAGGTGTCGACCTGGACCGAGGTGCTGGACCGGGCGACGGCGGGTGAACTCGAGGTCGAGGTCGAGACCGACAACACCTACCACCTGATCGGTATCGCCGAGGACCTGGCCAAGGGCCCGGAAGGCATCGACCCCAACCAGCTCGAACTCGCCGTCGAACTGCTCACCGACGCGGCCGACTGGGCGGAGGACGACAGCGTCCACGACGCCCTCCAGTCCTCGGAGAGCCTGGGCTGGCTGGTCTCGTTCGTACTGCGTCCCGATCCGACCCGGATGGCGCCCAGCGCGCCGTACGACGAGGAGCAGAAGAGCTGGAGCGCTCTGCTGACCGACTTCGAGAAGCGCCTGGACAAGAAGAGCCGCGACTAG
- a CDS encoding TetR/AcrR family transcriptional regulator, with protein MPDDEARPQRSDWRRNHDRLLAVAATLIARDGEQVSLEKVAREAGVGSATLHRHFASRRALLEEVFQDVVERLRRRAAELACGDPRTGLVTWLEELTSSASATRGLAAALDTGTAAPTNGDSCHDVVRESMAALVDRALAAAVIRPEISTDDLLSLATAVSLATEDDPTTARRLIRIALDGIWH; from the coding sequence GTGCCGGACGACGAGGCCAGACCGCAGCGTTCGGACTGGCGGCGCAACCATGATCGTCTTCTCGCGGTGGCCGCCACGCTCATCGCCCGCGACGGAGAACAGGTCTCCCTGGAGAAGGTCGCCCGGGAAGCGGGCGTGGGCTCCGCGACCCTGCATCGACACTTCGCCTCCCGCCGCGCGTTGCTCGAAGAGGTCTTTCAGGACGTCGTCGAACGCCTGCGCCGTCGAGCGGCCGAACTGGCCTGCGGCGATCCCCGAACGGGACTCGTGACCTGGTTGGAGGAGCTGACGTCGTCCGCCTCGGCGACCCGCGGCCTGGCCGCCGCGCTGGACACGGGGACAGCCGCCCCGACGAACGGCGACAGCTGCCACGACGTCGTGCGCGAGTCGATGGCGGCGCTGGTGGACCGCGCGCTCGCGGCGGCCGTCATCCGCCCCGAGATCTCCACCGACGACCTGTTGTCCCTGGCCACCGCCGTGTCACTGGCCACCGAGGACGATCCGACCACGGCCCGCCGCCTGATCCGGATCGCCCTCGACGGCATCTGGCACTGA
- a CDS encoding adenosine deaminase, producing MSTPVTLEAIRRAPKVLLHDHLDGGLRPRTVIELAEELGYAGLPSTEEDALGVWFREAADSGSLERYLETFAHTVGVMQTKEALARVAAECVVDLAADGIVYAEVRYAPEQFQQRGLSLDDVVHAVTEGFERGTAEAASAGRRIRVGTLLCAMRQNARSLEIAELAVRHRDAGVVGFDIAGPEAGFPPSRNLDAFEYLRQSNAHFTIHAGEAFGLPSIWEAVQHCGAERLGHGVRIADDITVSDDGTATLGRLAAYVRDRRIPLEMCPSSNLQTGAAESIESHPFGLLAELNFRVTVNTDNRLMSHCSVSGEFEKLAAAFDYGWDDLRRFTLNAMKSAFIGYDERLALIDDLIKPGYAALLD from the coding sequence ATGTCGACCCCGGTGACCTTGGAAGCGATTCGGCGCGCGCCGAAGGTGTTGTTGCACGACCATCTCGACGGCGGGCTCCGGCCTCGCACCGTGATCGAGCTCGCCGAGGAGCTCGGCTACGCGGGCCTGCCGAGCACCGAGGAGGACGCCCTCGGGGTGTGGTTCCGCGAAGCGGCGGACTCGGGTTCGCTGGAGCGTTATCTGGAGACCTTCGCGCACACCGTCGGGGTCATGCAGACGAAGGAGGCGCTGGCCAGGGTGGCCGCCGAATGCGTGGTGGACCTCGCCGCGGACGGCATCGTCTACGCCGAGGTGCGGTACGCGCCGGAGCAGTTCCAGCAGCGTGGTCTGAGCCTCGACGACGTCGTCCACGCCGTCACGGAGGGATTCGAACGCGGGACGGCCGAGGCGGCGTCGGCGGGTCGTCGCATCCGCGTCGGCACGCTGTTGTGTGCGATGCGACAGAACGCCCGTTCCCTGGAGATCGCGGAGCTGGCCGTGCGGCATCGCGACGCGGGCGTCGTCGGCTTCGACATCGCGGGGCCGGAGGCAGGCTTCCCGCCCAGCCGCAACCTCGACGCCTTCGAGTACCTGCGGCAGAGCAACGCGCACTTCACGATTCACGCCGGCGAGGCCTTCGGGCTGCCCTCGATCTGGGAGGCGGTCCAGCACTGCGGTGCGGAGCGGCTCGGCCACGGCGTGCGGATCGCCGACGACATCACGGTGTCCGACGACGGGACCGCGACCCTGGGCAGGCTCGCCGCCTATGTCCGCGATCGTCGCATCCCGCTGGAGATGTGCCCCTCCTCCAATCTCCAGACCGGCGCCGCCGAGTCGATCGAGTCGCACCCCTTCGGTCTGCTGGCGGAGCTGAACTTCCGCGTCACGGTGAACACGGACAACCGGTTGATGAGCCACTGCTCGGTGTCGGGCGAGTTCGAGAAGCTGGCCGCGGCCTTCGACTACGGCTGGGACGACCTGCGGCGGTTCACGCTGAACGCGATGAAGTCCGCGTTCATCGGATACGACGAGCGGCTCGCGCTGATCGACGACCTGATCAAGCCGGGTTACGCCGCGCTGCTCGACTGA
- a CDS encoding thymidine phosphorylase — MTGRHDAVDVIRTKRDGGRLSDSQIDWVIDAYTRGVVADEQMSALAMAILLNGMDGAETARWTRAMVNSGERLDLTGVERPTVDKHSTGGVGDKITLPLAPLVATCGAAVPQLSGRGLGHTGGTLDKLESIPGWRAALSPAEIRAQLNSVGAVICAPTDGLAPADRKLYALRDVTGTVESVPLIAGSIMGKKIAEGVDALVLDVKSGSGAFMKTESAARELARALVEIGDQHGLRTTALLTDMSTPLGRTVGNAVEVAESVEVLRGGGPADVVTLTVELAREMLRLVGVDVEGAADPAEVLASGRAYETWCRMIRSQGGDPDAPLPTAAHRQEVVSETAGTVLRMDAYQVGVAAWRLGAGRARKEDAVSPGAGVRLLAVPGETVAAGQPLFELYTDDLDLLPGARSALAVAVEVGEPVAPTTTPALVTDVIRGSTG; from the coding sequence ATGACCGGCAGACATGACGCCGTCGACGTCATCCGCACCAAGCGGGACGGCGGCAGACTCTCCGACAGCCAGATCGACTGGGTGATCGACGCCTACACCAGGGGCGTCGTCGCGGACGAGCAGATGTCGGCCCTGGCGATGGCGATCCTGCTCAACGGGATGGACGGCGCGGAGACGGCCCGTTGGACACGGGCGATGGTGAACTCCGGTGAACGCCTCGACCTCACCGGAGTGGAGCGGCCCACCGTCGACAAGCACTCGACGGGAGGCGTCGGCGACAAGATCACGCTGCCGCTGGCGCCGCTGGTGGCGACGTGCGGCGCCGCCGTCCCGCAGCTCTCCGGCCGCGGTCTCGGGCACACCGGCGGCACGCTGGACAAGCTGGAGTCGATTCCCGGCTGGCGGGCGGCCTTGTCGCCGGCCGAGATCCGCGCCCAGCTCAACAGCGTCGGCGCGGTGATCTGCGCGCCCACGGACGGCCTCGCGCCCGCCGACCGGAAGCTCTACGCGCTGCGCGACGTCACCGGCACCGTGGAATCCGTGCCGCTGATCGCGGGCTCCATCATGGGCAAGAAGATCGCCGAGGGTGTCGACGCGCTCGTGCTCGACGTGAAGTCGGGCTCCGGGGCGTTCATGAAGACCGAGTCGGCCGCCCGCGAGCTGGCGAGGGCGCTGGTGGAGATCGGCGATCAGCACGGGCTGCGGACGACCGCGCTGCTCACGGACATGAGCACGCCGCTGGGCCGCACGGTCGGCAACGCCGTCGAGGTCGCCGAGTCCGTCGAGGTGCTGCGCGGCGGCGGCCCCGCCGACGTGGTGACGTTGACCGTGGAGCTGGCCAGGGAGATGCTGCGGCTGGTCGGCGTCGACGTCGAGGGCGCCGCCGACCCTGCCGAGGTGCTCGCGTCGGGGCGTGCCTACGAGACGTGGTGCCGGATGATCCGAAGCCAGGGCGGCGATCCCGACGCACCGCTGCCGACGGCGGCGCACCGGCAGGAGGTCGTGTCCGAGACGGCGGGGACCGTGCTGCGGATGGACGCCTATCAGGTCGGTGTCGCGGCCTGGCGGCTCGGCGCGGGTCGCGCCCGCAAGGAGGACGCGGTGTCGCCGGGCGCGGGCGTGCGCCTGCTCGCCGTCCCCGGTGAGACCGTCGCGGCGGGCCAGCCGCTGTTCGAGCTGTACACCGACGATCTCGATCTGCTGCCCGGGGCGCGTTCGGCCCTCGCCGTCGCCGTCGAGGTCGGGGAGCCGGTGGCGCCGACGACGACGCCCGCCCTGGTCACCGACGTGATCCGCGGGTCGACGGGCTGA
- a CDS encoding cytidine deaminase produces the protein MDTRIDPAAIDWAALRAAAVTAAGLAYCPYSGLQVGVAAYCDDGRMITGCNVENASYGLGLCAECTMVGQLRLTGGGRLTAVACRGGSGELLMPCGRCRQLLYEFGGPDCLVDTPSGLLPMSRVLPDAFGPADLPGR, from the coding sequence GTGGACACGCGGATCGATCCCGCCGCGATCGACTGGGCGGCCCTGCGCGCTGCCGCCGTCACGGCCGCAGGCCTCGCCTACTGCCCGTACTCCGGACTACAGGTCGGGGTGGCCGCCTACTGCGACGACGGCCGGATGATCACCGGCTGCAACGTCGAGAACGCCTCCTACGGGTTGGGGCTCTGCGCCGAGTGCACCATGGTGGGTCAGCTGCGGCTCACCGGCGGCGGCCGGTTGACGGCGGTGGCCTGCCGCGGTGGAAGCGGCGAGCTGCTGATGCCGTGCGGCCGGTGCAGGCAGCTGTTGTACGAGTTCGGCGGCCCGGACTGCCTGGTGGACACCCCGAGCGGGCTGCTGCCGATGAGCCGCGTCCTGCCGGACGCATTCGGTCCGGCGGACCTGCCCGGCCGCTGA
- a CDS encoding ABC transporter permease — MTTSVSPLSGDANPSAGPLGRPGPTRGRRVPAWASAALWVAAIIVVLSTTSYLTGLTQLTASGTIESTVRLALPILLAALGGLWAERAGVINIGLEGMMVLGTWGAAWAGFHWGPWAGLVAAAVFGALGGALHALATVTFGVNHIVSGVAINLLGLGVTKYLSTLIFAPISNNPRASPPVDKFETYSAQPLSDWLGELEAMDRVFLSDVAGILRGLVTGVSPLVMLGVLLVPVSYLVLWRSRFGLRLRSCGENPVAAESLGVNVYLYKYSAMLMSGALAGIGGAALVLNPGQPGYAENQVNGRGFIGLAAMIFGNWRPTGLLGGSALFGYADGLRLRQGEITVHALLYGAALLIIGIAVVQLLRRRWIVAAASMIGAGVLYALYWSTEELPRELLAYAPHLVTLLVLAFAAQKLRPPAANGVTYRRGEGD; from the coding sequence ATGACCACGAGCGTCTCACCACTGTCGGGCGACGCGAATCCCTCGGCAGGACCGCTGGGCAGGCCGGGGCCCACCCGAGGACGGCGGGTGCCCGCCTGGGCCTCGGCGGCGCTGTGGGTGGCGGCGATCATCGTCGTGCTCTCCACCACCTCGTATCTGACGGGGCTGACCCAGCTCACCGCGTCGGGGACCATCGAGTCCACCGTGCGGCTCGCGCTGCCGATCCTGCTCGCCGCCCTCGGCGGCCTCTGGGCCGAACGAGCTGGCGTGATCAACATCGGCCTTGAGGGCATGATGGTGCTGGGCACCTGGGGTGCGGCCTGGGCGGGCTTCCACTGGGGCCCGTGGGCGGGTCTGGTCGCCGCGGCGGTCTTCGGCGCCCTCGGCGGCGCGCTGCACGCCCTGGCCACCGTGACCTTCGGCGTCAACCACATCGTCTCCGGTGTGGCGATCAACCTGCTGGGCCTCGGCGTCACCAAGTACCTCTCGACGCTCATCTTCGCCCCCATCTCGAACAATCCGAGGGCCTCGCCGCCGGTCGACAAGTTCGAGACCTATTCGGCGCAGCCGCTGTCGGACTGGCTCGGCGAGTTGGAGGCGATGGACCGCGTCTTCCTGTCCGACGTGGCAGGCATCCTGCGCGGCCTGGTCACCGGGGTGTCGCCGCTGGTCATGTTGGGCGTGCTGCTCGTTCCGGTGAGCTATCTGGTGCTGTGGCGCAGCCGGTTCGGGCTGCGGCTGCGGTCCTGTGGGGAGAACCCGGTCGCGGCCGAGTCCCTCGGAGTGAACGTCTACCTGTACAAGTACTCGGCCATGTTGATGTCCGGCGCGCTGGCGGGCATCGGCGGCGCCGCCCTGGTGCTCAACCCCGGCCAGCCCGGCTACGCGGAGAACCAGGTCAACGGTCGCGGCTTCATCGGTCTGGCCGCCATGATCTTCGGCAACTGGCGGCCCACCGGCCTGCTCGGCGGCTCCGCGCTCTTCGGCTACGCCGACGGACTGCGACTGCGGCAGGGCGAGATCACCGTGCACGCGCTGCTCTACGGCGCGGCACTGCTGATCATCGGCATCGCCGTCGTGCAGCTGCTGCGACGTCGGTGGATCGTCGCGGCGGCCTCGATGATCGGGGCGGGCGTCCTCTACGCCCTGTACTGGTCGACCGAGGAGCTGCCCAGGGAACTGCTGGCCTACGCGCCGCATCTGGTGACGCTGTTGGTCCTCGCCTTCGCCGCGCAGAAACTCAGACCACCGGCGGCGAACGGGGTGACCTACCGAAGAGGCGAGGGCGACTGA